The stretch of DNA GTAGATAAACTTTGATGGGATGAAGTGCTCTTTTACTTGGTATTGCTGTGCCAACATTATGGTTTAGCAGCTCTGGTTGCTGTCTTATTGTACACATGTTACAGGCACAGATCGGTTGGAAATTTTCATGTTCTTGAGATGCTGGTGAATCAGGTAGGCTTGCAGCTTGCACATGGGGAGCGGTGAactgggagagtgagagaggagatgTTTTAAGAAAACAGATGTAGATACAAAGTACAATTGTAGACCATACAGAAAGAACATTCAGCCCATTGTACATGTACTGGAACttttggagagaaaaaaatgaTTAAATTTCTCTCCCTCTGCTGCACCTTCTCCATAACccttcaaatatatatatatatattccgttAAAATCTATTTCCAAATCTGTAGCCAGCACACTCAGTCAATACAATCCAGATTACAATATCTCAGTACATAAAATTACAAATAGAGTTCTCTCTAGTTACAGATCtttgtttttaaacattgcaataaataaataaaagctaGCAAAATACTTATTTGAATAGCGTGTAGGATTTGAATTGGGATGTATTTTAGAAGAATGTTTTAATCTAAAAATGAACTAATGGTAGCTAATGAAAAGTATCCTTGTATTATCATTTTTTACATGGCCTTAGTTTATCCCATCATGCTTTATAGTTTGTGAAGTATTTTAAATAATCTTGAAGTGTATTCACTGTTCTACTATAAAGGTCACCGTAACCATTTTATATAAAGCAAGGTCCTACATACAGGTGtgaaataataatatatatttttttaatctaacATTGATCAAGTTGATGCAGCTAAGGGTATATATGAGGTCAATGTTAACACCGTTATTGGTGCTTGGaatatggtggtggaggcagatgcagtaATGGCATTTAATAGAATTTTAGATAAGCATacagatatgcagggagtggagagatatggatcattggCGGGTAGgtgaaattagtttaatttggcataatgTTCGGTTCAGCCAGAGGGCATtcggttctgttctatgttctgtatcaTAAGTCATTTGTGATAACACTATTTTCTATGAAATTATACCTCTCATAAGAAACTGAGAGGGCAAATGGGTCATTGGTTTTATCTCATTTGAAAGACGGTACCTCACTTAGTACAGTACGCCCTAAATTCTGAATTTCAGTGACAGCCTGCATTATTACACCCAACACTTTGTAGTTGGACTTCAACTACAATCTCCCAAGTTGGATGAGAGTACCGTAGGCACGCACACCCTGATCACTCACACCCTCAAAAATGTACCGCTTTAGTTGTCTCTGCACATGGAGGCTTTTACACAAATAGATAGTTTATTAGAAGCTGCAAAAGCCTATGATGGGAAGCATTCTAGATATGTTAAAACGTTGTGTTACCTGCGGGCATTTTGGTGGTGAGAAGTATTCTTTCGCAGGCAAGGTGAATAGTTTGGTGGATGGCAGACATTTTTCGGGGTGAAATCGCgtccagtgactgatgtactttcAATCCTCCCCTGATACACAAACAACAATTGTAAAGTTACGGCACTAGTAGAGAATATCAAAGCATCACAATGTGTGGCCAATCATACTCCTCATACTTTGGATTCAGAAGGAAGTACAGGTGCAAATGGTACTACGCAGCAAAAATATACACTCACTCAAGGCTGAAGAATGCTTTTTACAGGAAACATTATTGTAGCAAGATATCTGGAAGAAATCCAATTGATCGGGGGGAACTTTACCTTGTATCTAACCTCTTTTACACCTGTCCTGTGGACGGTTGTTGGAATAGTGTAGAAGGAGCTAACTTATGTCTAACTTATATGGCTGCTTACTGATGGCGGCTCGAAGGGTTTGTCATGAGGGTCACCGTAGCGTATCCTGGTCTTGGGGTCCCAATCCTTGTAGGATATTGCATACGATGTTTTTGGATCAAATTTGCCACCAAGAGACTGCTGCGTTGTAGGGCGGTGAATTTCTTGCTTTTTAATGGAAGGTTTCATATTATACTCAAGCTGAGGAGATAAAGTACAGACGAATGAAACTAACAACCAAAACTAACTCCTGTAAAATGGGGGTGACTAAGCAGGTTATTACTCGCCACTGCTGAACTGTTAAAGATGCACTGAATAGATAACTGATTGAAGATTGAAATATCAAGCGGACACAATAGAGGCAACTTGCCTCCCTCCAGTCACCCCACAATGGCATATGGGATTCAATTACTTATTGGGAATATAAAAACAGATTTTGGGTAATATTGGTATGCACCAGAATGAAATGGTCCGGTGGAGGTAGAAAGGAAAATGGAATCCATGATTGTGTAAATTGAATAGATGCTGGCGGAGAGATGgaacaaataatatatttttactcCAAGGTTCCTAATATGCAGGTGGTCCACAGTTTGCACACCAGCTAAATTAGTGACTGGCTTAACGTGGCAATTGTTGATCATTGTTtctgaataatttaaaaaaaataacaagtaCCAGACTGCCAATAGGTAATGAGTTTTGGTaggaagagggggtggggaggtaaGTCGTTGCCCTTGCTGTGTTGATGTGTACACAGCTGGATTCCAGGACCTATTAGCTTAATTACTAACGACTATAAAAAGCCACTCTTATCTATCACACCATTAATCTGTAGGGGGCAGCACAGTAACGCTGCTAGCAGAGCTCCTCTTTTGTACCTCCAGCACCgcaagttcattcctgacctctggtgccatctgtgtggagtttccacagcATGGCTTTTGTCTGAATGCTCAGGTTTCCTTCAGcatcccaatgatgtgcaggCCAGCACCATGGGACACTGTGGATTACTCCTAATGTATAGGTAATTGGTAGAATATGGACGGAGCTGATAGAACTATGGGGAGAATAAATGAAATGAGTGTCGGCTTTGTATAAATGGATACTTGATGGACCTAGTGGGTTGAAGGCCCGTTTCGATGTGGCATGACTTAAAAAATGTAGCTCTACTATTTTTTTTCCAGGGCAACTAAGGTCGAATAATAAAAGCTAGTTTGCCTGCGGGTGATCAGTATATTGGTTAAGTGGTTAAATGGAGGGAGCGTTTCTTAATGTATTGCAGGTTACAGTCCTTCACCAGGAACTACCCACATTTATCCTATTTTCCAACATTTTACAGCTCCTTGAAGACAAGAAAACTTATTAGGTTGTGTGGTTTGAAGGGAAATGGAGCTACGTGCCAGGGTTAACATTATAAATCACTGCTAAAAAGAGAGCTTTGCTTCCTTCAACCCACTGGGCTGATAAAGTAAAAGGAATTACCTTTGTCACTGTGGTGGTCTCCATGGCTCCTTCCACATTCAACTGATCCTTATATTTAATGGGATCAGGGCGGGGATATTGAGTGGGATCCCAGCCAATATATGAATTTTTCTGAATTGTGTTGAAGTCCGCACTGCAAGATGTGGAAGATGCATCGGAATTAAAGATTATAAGACATTGTTATTTTCGTGCAGCAAAACTTCCCATGCATAGGACACCTACAGCTTTGAAAAATGTTGGTGGAAGATGGTTTGCAAACTGGTAAGGCATATCGCATAATCCACACTTCCCCGAAAATATCACGTGGATCCAACCCAACACATTAGTCCTCAGTGTCACCCGCTACCCAGACCACATATCAATCAATAAAATCATATGCTTCCCACCTAACCCTTCACGATGGGCTCCAGGAATACACACTTTCCATATCCACTCCTTACATTAATCTCAAGCAGCAGATGCCTTCACCTTGGTTCCAACCCTTTCCATTAATATTACATCATATACTACAACATGATAAGCTTAATTGATCAAAGCTATTCCAAAAACATTTCTTAAATTATTAAATATTTGTAAACGTATCCCCAATGGCCTAAGCTATCTAAGCTTGGTTTCTTgggcctccaaaatattccaaatggaatttaaactggagctgCATTCACTCAACTGTAAAGACCCATGATAACTATGTGTATGGCTCTGTAAACTGGAAATATCAATGCAGCAAACATTGAGTTGCTTTGGTGATCTGGTAAAGAAATGGACCTGTGTTCAAGCTGCATTTGCAGAGGCCGATCCAGTTAACTGGTTCTATAAATAGTTTTAGTTCTCTTGTCAACATGGGAAAGAAACATTATCTAGTGTTCCTCTTTGTACTTGTTGCAATTTGAGTCTTGGGCACTATACACATGAGGATTGGATGGTAACATCTATGTGGACTGCATTAATCTTGTATATGGCAAAACGACAAACTGGGTGGACAATGGGAAGCTGTGCAGCATCTATTTAGTCTTGAGATTTAGCACTACTGAGGGAGACTGAAACCTGATCAGAGAATTTTAAGACTGGTTCTTGCTAAATGAAAAAGATAATTTAAAATCTGCAATGTGATGAAGTTGAATATTCTGCTTTAAATAATACATGTAAAAAGTTAATGCCAGTGTTTCAAAGTGTAGATGCTGTCTATCAAATGACGTGCAATTCTTTACACTCGTCACTACAAACGTTCCCTGGTAACAGAATGCAATCAGTTGCTTTGAGACCATTGGAACTTTATCACATGTTTGAATAtcactgtctcttgcccagagtaggggaaatgagGACCaggagacataggttcaaggtgaaggggaaaagatttaataggaatctgaggggcaattttttcatacaaagtgtggtgggtatatggaacaagttgccagaggaggtaattgaggctgggaccatcccatcgtttaagagatacatggataggacaggtttggaagaatatggaccaagcgcaggcaggcgggactagtgtagctaggacatgttggctggtgtgggtaagttgagctgaatggcctgtttccacactgtatcacactatgattcTAATAGTGAGTGTCAACAAGGTATCTGACCTTGTCGTTGCACAACACCACTTtgcaataaattaaaacaaaagtaCTGGGGGagaaaaactcagcaagtcaggcagcttctatgaagagagaaacagttaatgtttcaggttgaattcCATCAGAAATGGCCGAGAGCAAAAATAAGTTTGgtttctctttcccattcctgATGAAGGgccctcggcctgaaacattacctctgTTTTTCTTTTCACAATGCTGccaagtttccagcattttctctttttatttcagatttcctttaTCTGTTTTCCACTATTTGACAAGAACCTGAATTGATATTTCTTGATATTTGAAAATTGATACTTCCCTGTGCCTTCTTTCTGGCGAATGACATGGTGCAGGAAATCGTTAAAGCGAGGGAGTTAGAGAAGATTAAGTTAAATTTTCTAAAGAACTTTTCCGAAAGTGAAAACAAAGTTTGTCACATTCCTCTGCAAGATGCAACCCTGCCCCTCAGCAATGTGGTATTAACGTGCATCAATGCACTGATCTTACGGCAGATGACGGTTAACTTGCAAGTTGTCCTGCGCTGGTATTATTGACAACATCTTCGATTGCTTGTGTTCAGGGTAATCTTTGCGGTAGCTGCTCAGCAGGTCCATGGGAGCAGGCTTGGGTTTTGTTCGCTTCCTGACTGTCTTCTGTCTCGCAAAGGGCAAAGGCTGAAATTCGACTTGGTAAGTGGTATTCAAATCATGAACACCTTTAGTGACACAGTAacatattgtgaacaatttaatTCAATGTATTATAACTTTACAACGCCTGCAAAACTGTAAACAATCACTATCTTCTATGTGTACTTGACCCACGGATTATTACAGTATTCTTTATCAAATCCATGTCGTATTCACCCTGTGAGGGATTGAATATTGACGGTATAGAGGAAGCTTTGTACTCTACCTGTCACTACACTTATCTGATCTAACTAATATCATGCATGTCCTGGGATCATCCCAACTGGGAGTTCCAAGCAGCCCATGGTAAAACCACAAGTGAGTGTGGCAAAGGTGAAGTGTACTCCATGACCTACTGTAGCTGTGTTCTTTGTAATGGCAGAACTCCCTGGGACCAAAATCATCTGTTCAGTTGAAGCCAAAGAATCACCTGGAAATCTGTGCCGTTACCTTTTAACATATCCCAAAAATGAATTCTTAATCTCTCCTAATTTTTATTTACTACCTTTTTTTAAGAAACATCTTTAAAGAAATAGTTGTCTAGCCACTCTAATGTAGTTTTGATGCAATGGGACAATGATTATTTTAGACATTGACGTCTTGCATCAAAATTCAGTTGTAAAAGAGGCCTTGGTCACAACAGGCGGGGTCTTGGCCATTTTTGTAGTATTCAAATGTGCTGTCTGGTGTCCCCTCCCATCCTTGAGAGGTTGACTCCAGACCTGAAAAGAAAATTTGTTGGCAATTACATTTCCAGGTAAACATTAGTCTCTTCAAATACATTGATTACAACCAGCagaacctcagcattacttcTTTAATTCCCCTGCCATTTCTAAATTGTTAAACTACTTGTCCAACATTCAGCACTGAATCTGTAGACATttggtttagttaagagatacagtgcagaaacaggcccttcggcccagcgggtca from Leucoraja erinacea ecotype New England chromosome 32, Leri_hhj_1, whole genome shotgun sequence encodes:
- the si:dkeyp-69c1.9 gene encoding uncharacterized protein si:dkeyp-69c1.9 gives rise to the protein MALNYLRKLEDMEFSEFSCLCELCDCGQHKYHQNCKKKQSIQRRSVSTDWLLTNYQSSFRRPLNVLPRSSKRPLRTPPHPNPPAMQSETTQRSEFGPRVPREQTKAGNRPLQEQLHSKSIHTKGLTLKERPATVQKCLKGSLPSSRSSSRSNTSCKGWKSEPSVRSGERLTASGCQCPPYQNNIQQPTRKAEIRENFCNMPERAKPLPDNLKFEGVHDLNTTYQVEFQPLPFARQKTVRKRTKPKPAPMDLLSSYRKDYPEHKQSKMLSIIPAQDNLQVNRHLPADFNTIQKNSYIGWDPTQYPRPDPIKYKDQLNVEGAMETTTVTKLEYNMKPSIKKQEIHRPTTQQSLGGKFDPKTSYAISYKDWDPKTRIRYGDPHDKPFEPPSGRIESTSVTGRDFTPKNVCHPPNYSPCLRKNTSHHQNARSSPLPMCKLQAYLIHQHLKNMKISNRSVPVTCVQ